In Corylus avellana chromosome ca2, CavTom2PMs-1.0, the following proteins share a genomic window:
- the LOC132170748 gene encoding mediator of RNA polymerase II transcription subunit 28 — MAERQLVDQQHQIDPQLQSSPPARDDMVACVMALEAALLPCLPARELQAIDRSPHPSHQIDVERHARDFMEAAKKLQLYFIGLQREDQPTKAETLRKEIAVMEEELKIKADLIKKQERLIQGWRKELKEQMDKHNNELERV; from the exons ATGGCTGAGCGACAACTGGTGGATCAGCAGCACCAAATCGATCCACAGCTGCAATCCTCGCCGCCTGCAAGGGACGACATGGTTGCATGCGTGATGGCACTAGAGGCTGCTTTGCTTCCATGCTTGCCTGCACGAGAGCTTCAAGCTATAGACCGTTCTCCACACCCTTCTCATCAGA TTGATGTGGAAAGGCATGCAAGAGATTTTATGGAGGCTGCGAAGAAGCTTCAGCTGTATTTTATTGGCCTGCAACGTGAGGATCAGCCAACAAAGGCAGAAACACTTAGAAAG GAGATTGCTGTGATGGAGGAAGAATTGAAGATAAAGGCTGATCTTATAAAGAAGCAGGAGCGACTGATCCAAGGGTGGAGAAAAGAGTTGAAAGAACAGATGGACAAACACAACAACGAGTTGGAGAGGGTATAG
- the LOC132170747 gene encoding U1 small nuclear ribonucleoprotein A isoform X2, with translation MAEVTTGNEIPPNVTIYINNLNEKIKLEELKKSLHAVFSQFGKILEVQAYKTLKHKGQAWVVFEGVSSATNALRQMQGFPFYDKPMRIQYAKTKSDVIAKGDGTFVPRERRKRHDDKGKKKKEQHDANQAGMGLNPAYAGAYGAIPPLSQIPYPGGVKSMVPEAPAPPNNILFVQNLPHETTPMMLQMLFYQYPGFKEVRMVETKPGIAFVEYGDEMQSTAAMQALQGFKITQQNPMLITYAKK, from the exons ATGGCAGAGGTTACCACAGGCAATGAAATCCCTCCGAACGTGACCATATACATCAACAACCTCAACGAGAAGATCAAGCTCGAAG AGTTGAAGAAGTCGCTGCACGCGGTGTTCTCGCAGTTCGGGAAGATACTGGAGGTGCAGGCGTACAAGACGCTGAAGCACAAGGGGCAGGCGTGGGTGGTCTTCGAGGGCGTGTCCTCCGCCACCAATGCGCTTCGCCAAATGCAGGGCTTTCCTTTCTACGACAAACCCATG AGAATACAATATGCAAAGACAAAATCGGATGTAATAGCCAAGGGTGATGGTACTTTTGTGCCGCGGGAAAGACGCAAGAGGCACGATGATAAGG gaaagaagaaaaaagaacaacatgATGCTAATCAAGCTGGAATGGGTCTGAATCCTGCTTATGCCGGTGCTTATGGTGCAATACCTCCT CTATCTCAAATACCCTATCCAGGCGGTGTAAAGTCTATGGTGCCAGAGGCGCCTGCTCCACCAAATAACATACTGTTCGTGCAGAATCTTCCCCATGAGACAACTCCCATGATGCTGCAAATGCTCTTCTACCAGTATCCTGGTTTTAAGGAAGTTAGAATGGTGGAAACAAAGCCAGGGATTGCGTTTGTGGAGTATGGAGATGAGATGCAATCAACAGCTGCGATGCAAGCTCTCCAAGGATTCAAGATAACCCAACAGAACCCCATGTTGATCACCTATGCAAAGAAATAG
- the LOC132170747 gene encoding U1 small nuclear ribonucleoprotein A isoform X1 → MAEVTTGNEIPPNVTIYINNLNEKIKLEELKKSLHAVFSQFGKILEVQAYKTLKHKGQAWVVFEGVSSATNALRQMQGFPFYDKPMRIQYAKTKSDVIAKGDGTFVPRERRKRHDDKAGKKKKEQHDANQAGMGLNPAYAGAYGAIPPLSQIPYPGGVKSMVPEAPAPPNNILFVQNLPHETTPMMLQMLFYQYPGFKEVRMVETKPGIAFVEYGDEMQSTAAMQALQGFKITQQNPMLITYAKK, encoded by the exons ATGGCAGAGGTTACCACAGGCAATGAAATCCCTCCGAACGTGACCATATACATCAACAACCTCAACGAGAAGATCAAGCTCGAAG AGTTGAAGAAGTCGCTGCACGCGGTGTTCTCGCAGTTCGGGAAGATACTGGAGGTGCAGGCGTACAAGACGCTGAAGCACAAGGGGCAGGCGTGGGTGGTCTTCGAGGGCGTGTCCTCCGCCACCAATGCGCTTCGCCAAATGCAGGGCTTTCCTTTCTACGACAAACCCATG AGAATACAATATGCAAAGACAAAATCGGATGTAATAGCCAAGGGTGATGGTACTTTTGTGCCGCGGGAAAGACGCAAGAGGCACGATGATAAGG caggaaagaagaaaaaagaacaacatgATGCTAATCAAGCTGGAATGGGTCTGAATCCTGCTTATGCCGGTGCTTATGGTGCAATACCTCCT CTATCTCAAATACCCTATCCAGGCGGTGTAAAGTCTATGGTGCCAGAGGCGCCTGCTCCACCAAATAACATACTGTTCGTGCAGAATCTTCCCCATGAGACAACTCCCATGATGCTGCAAATGCTCTTCTACCAGTATCCTGGTTTTAAGGAAGTTAGAATGGTGGAAACAAAGCCAGGGATTGCGTTTGTGGAGTATGGAGATGAGATGCAATCAACAGCTGCGATGCAAGCTCTCCAAGGATTCAAGATAACCCAACAGAACCCCATGTTGATCACCTATGCAAAGAAATAG
- the LOC132171230 gene encoding indole-3-acetic acid-induced protein ARG2 — protein MARSLSNAKVLSALVADGFSTAINRRGYAAGSQGMVASVARGGSGSRMGKKPGEEGVGSTEKVAWVPDPVTGYYKPENRVDEIDVAELRAVLLNNKH, from the exons ATGGCTCGCTCTCTCTCCAACGCGAAGGTTCTCTCTGCTCTCGTCGCCGATGGATTCTCTACTGCTATCAACAG ACGTGGATACGCGGCGGGGTCACAAGGAATGGTTGCGAGCGTGGCAAGAGGAGGTTCAGGTTCGAGGATGGGGAAGAAGCCCGGGGAAGAGGGAGTGGGCTCCACCGAGAAGGTCGCATGGGTCCCTGATCCTGTGACCGGCTACTACAAACCCGAGAACCGCGTTGACGAGATCGACGTGGCGGAGCTTCGTGCAGTGCTCTTGAACAACAAGCACTAA
- the LOC132171947 gene encoding uncharacterized protein LOC132171947, with amino-acid sequence MSLTTVLTVFLLLLLSPLAMSSRATITDEVTSAYEALEEFNFPMGLLPKGAVGYDLDRTTGKFRAFLNGSCSFSLEGSYQLSYKSTISGYISKNRLTSLTGVSVKVLFLWLNIVEVVRSGDEIELSVGIASASFPLDNFFECPQCGCGLDCNNGQVRKFKLNPFVSSS; translated from the coding sequence ATGTCTCTCACGACAGTTCTCACcgtcttcctcctcctcctcctatcACCGCTCGCCATGTCCTCCCGGGCAACCATCACCGACGAAGTAACGTCGGCGTACGAAGCTCTCGAGGAATTCAACTTCCCCATGGGTCTCCTCCCCAAGGGTGCCGTGGGCTACGACCTGGATCGAACCACAGGCAAATTCCGCGCCTTTCTCAACGGTTCGTGCAGTTTCTCTCTCGAGGGCTCGTACCAGTTGAGTTACAAGTCCACCATCAGCGGCTATATTTCCAAGAATAGGCTCACCAGCCTGACTGGTGTCAGCGTCAAGGTCTTGTTCCTGTGGCTGAACATCGTGGAGGTGGTGAGGAGCGGGGACGAGATTGAGCTCTCTGTGGGGATTGCCTCGGCGTCGTTTCCTCTTGATAATTTCTTCGAGTGCCCGCAGTGTGGGTGCGGGTTGGATTGCAATAATGGGCAAGTAAGGAAATTTAAATTGAAcccttttgtttcttcttcttaa
- the LOC132172026 gene encoding uncharacterized protein At5g01610-like → MGSIFQRKPISPMAIPCLIIFFFLISMSTPSAALTAYEALEEYDFPVGILPKGVLGYELDSSTGKFSVYLNGTCTFTIDSYELKYKSTITGVIAKDKISSLSGIKVKVLLFWLSIVTVTREDDELAFSVGIASADFAVINFEESPTCGCGFDCVNLVKGRKIKPTNLVSA, encoded by the coding sequence ATGGGTTCCATCTTCCAACGAAAACCCATCTCTCCTATGGCAATTCCATGCCTAataatcttcttctttctgATCTCTATGTCAACCCCATCTGCGGCGCTGACGGCATACGAAGCTCTTGAAGAATACGACTTCCCAGTCGGCATTCTTCCCAAAGGCGTATTGGGCTACGAACTTGACAGCTCAACAGGTAAATTCTCAGTGTATCTCAACGGTACATGTACTTTCACCATTGATTCTTACGAGCTCAAGTACAAGTCGACGATAACGGGAGTGATAGCAAAAGACAAGATCTCAAGCTTGAGTGGCATCAAAGTTAAGGTACTCCTCTTCTGGCTCAGCATTGTCACAGTCACTCGTGAAGATGATGAGCTTGCATTCTCTGTGGGGATCGCTTCTGCAGATTTTGCTGTCATTAATTTCGAAGAGAGCCCGACCTGTGGATGTGGGTTTGATTGTGTTAATCTTGTGAAAGGAAGGAAGATTAAGCCCACTAATCTTGTGTCAGCTTGA